Part of the Intestinibacillus sp. Marseille-P6563 genome is shown below.
CCAGCGCAAGAACAAAGAGATACCGGCCTGTTACCATTTCGCTTTTCTTGATGGGTAAAATCCCATACAAACGCTCCATGCTGTTTTTCTCCGTTACAGAGAAAGTGTATCCTGTGGTCATGGCGATAAAGCACATGGCAAAGGAAACGCCGGTCAGGATGGAACGGTTAATGGCCGCAAAAGCGATAGGAAGAAGCATGGTAAAACCGATCACCTTGATATAGGGCTTTACCAGCGAAAAGTCTAATTTTGTTGCTTTTAATGTATTACTCATAATCGTCACCTTTCTTGCTCGTGAATACAACGATTTCATCAATGGTCGCCGGTTCAATACTCAAAGAGGAAAAAGCGACCGTATCTTCGGTCTTGACCAGGGCCTCAAAGCCCGTATTTAGACAGCTTCGTCATACAAATCCTCCTCATAATCGGTGTAAGATTTCAGCACACGCAGGCTGCGCTTGAGACGGCGGTACTCGTCCATCTCCATGCGCAGATGGTGGTAAAAAGCCTCGTACCAGCTTTCGTCCACCTCCGTCTCCATTTTCCGGGCCAGACCCAGCATCCGGCGTTTGGCCTCCGGGTCAACCGTCAGGGCTGTCAGCCATTTCAACCGTGTCACCGTGTTGTGATGGCTGGGACAGGCGAAAGCGTAGAGAATCTTCTTTTCTTTCATACTCAGTGTCATAATGATTTTCCTCCATTTCTTTGCTGCGGAGCCATGCACCCCGCATGATAAACTTGTTTCTTTCCGCCGGTCTGCCTGCAAGCAGCTCCTGCCCGGAATTTCTCCCGGCGTATCGGCCTCTTTGGTGCGCTCGATTTCTGTCATGGCGCCACTTCCCCGGAGGTCATACCCCTTGCAGCCGGTCATTCGATTTTCAAGGTTCAGTGCCTGTCTGCAAGAATGATTTTATCGAAAAAAGAGGGCCGCTCCCGTATATCCAAGACGTTGGAAAAACGCACGAAATCCTCATATTTCCACGCTTATGGAATCGTGCTATAATGGGTGTATTCACTGAAAAACGATAACGAGAGAGGGGGCATTGGATGTACACAAAGCTGTCAATCCCGGAGCGGCTCAAAGACTTGCGGGTGGTAGACAAGCACCTGACGCTGGAACAGCTGGCGGAGCAGACCGGCCTGTCCAGATCGGCGCTGGGAAAATATGAAAGCGATGATTATAAGGACATCAGCCCGTTTGCGATTGCAACGCTGGCGGAATTTTATGGTGTGTCCACCGACTATCTGATGGGGCTGTCCGAAAATAAAAATCACCCAAACACAGAGCTTCAATCTCTGCATCTGAGTGACGATATGGTGGAACTTTTGAGCAGCGGCAGGATCAACAACCGGCTTCTCTGCGAACTGGCTACGCATCCAAACTTCCAGCGGCTGATGACCGATATGGAAATCTTCATTGACCGGATTGCCGATATGCGGGTGGAGCAGATGAACCTGATCCTCGAAGCCACCCGACAGACCGTCATCAACAGCCATGCGCCGGGAGAGAACGACCTTTATATGCGGACGCTGGAATTAGGGCAGATACAGGAGAGTGACTTTTTCAGCCATGTCCTGCATGACGATCTGGACAACATTGTCCGGGACATACGGGAGGCACATCTAAAGGACAAGACCACCGCCGACCCGCAGCCCACGTTGGAGGACGTCAAGGAACAATTTGAACAGGCTGTCCAGCAAGGCAGCGATGTGGAAATGCTGATACATGAATTCTGCGATAAGTTGCAGATACCCTTTGAGAAGATTTCCTCGGAGGATTTCTCAGCGTTCCTTCGGATACTGAGCCTGTCCAAGATGCTCAAAAATCCCAACAACATGAGGGGGAAGGCCAAGCCGCAGCCGTACTATGCGCCCAAGCGGAAGAAACGCAGGTAGAGAAAAAGCCGCCCAACCTGTACCGTTGGACGGCTTTCGACCCGTTTGCGGGTGGAATAAAATATGCGGTTATACATCCGTTAGCTGACTGTTTTCATCAGCTTTTTCATAAACTTCCAGAGACGGATGCCATCTTTGAGGCCCAGCCGGTAAAAGAAGCATTCGCTTTCTGCGCCGGAATCGAAGATGGAATCGCAGTAGTGCCTTACAGTGTCCTTCTGTTCCTCAGACAATACGCTGATCGCTTTTTCATACTCGGTTTCCAAACGAAGGTAGTCCGCTTTTTTCTCCTTGCCGGTTTCTGCCTCCCGCCATTTAGCGAACTGGCTCTGCATCCGCTCCTGAATCATCAAATCAACCAGTTTTTCTATATCTGTACCCATAAGCGCCCTCCTTATGCTGGACGGATATAATTCCGGTATGTTTCCAGGACGGAATCCGACACACCGCTTTTATACACTTTGCGAATGTCGGAGATTTCCTCTTGCTTCAGCAGTTTCAGCCATTTCAGCAGTTCAGCCCTGCCGTTGGCAAAGTTACAGCAGCGCCCATCGGCGTATTCGATACGGTATCTCATAGACAGGCACCTCCTTAAACATAAATCATCTCAGACCGGATGATTTCCTCTGCCCGGCTGCGGATGCTGTTCATGGCTCCGACCCAGGCAAGCTGGTCACGGGCTTTCAGTTCCTCGGTGATACCCTCCACAGCCTGCATCTGCGAGATGATACACGCCAGCCGGTCATCGGCCTGCTCGTTCAGATCGGCAAGATACGTCCAGAGTTTTCCCGACAGAAGCAGTTCACTGTACTGGCCGGGACGGTGTTCTTGCAGAAACGCCTTGTGCATCCGCCCCCACCGCCCGATGGGGCGGTTTTCCTCCGGCAGCTTCAGATCGGGGATGTAGTAGTCTCCCACCAGCGTATAGCTGATGCCGTTGTGATGGATTTTCTTTGGTAAATGCTCCATGTTCGACCTCCTGTATTCAGTTTTTTCAGAATCCAGTTGATCGTGTCCCTGTTCATGATAAATTCAAGGCAACTGAACTCTTCACGAACAAGTATGGCACATCCTTTCCTAATTTCTGATAGTTGAGGCCGTGGGAAATCTGGCTGCCCCGGTTCTCGGATTGATTGAAGCTGTCGATGGTCTCCTTGCCCAGCAGCTCCGAGATTTCTTTCAGGGTGGATTTCTCCTTGCCACCCAAAAACAAGGTGGTGTCGCAGTTGCCCACAATGGTGTCTGCGGCGTCCTTGTAGATGGTCTTTAACTGGCTTTGGGACTGCAAAATGATAGAAGCCGAGATTTCCCGGCTCCGGATAGTGGCAATCAGCTTGTCAAAGTTCGGTATCTGTCCGATGTTGGCGAACTCGTCCAGGAGGCACCGCACATGGACGGGCAGCCTGCCGCCGTACACGTCGTCTGCCTTGTCGCAAAGGAGGTTGAATAGCTGGCTTTGCAGCATGGCGATGACGAAGTTGAAGGTGGTGTCCGTGTCGCTCATAATGAGGAACAGCGCCGTTTTCCGGTCGCCCAGGGTGTCCAGCTCCAGTTCGTCGTCCGACATGATCTCCCGCAGCTCCGCAATATCGAAGGGGGCAAGGCGGGCACCGCAGCTAATCAGGATGGATTTCAGGGTCTTGCCGGCGGCCAACTTGAATTTACGGTACTGCTTCACAGCAAAGTGGTCCGGGTGCTCCTTCTCCAGCTTGGCAAAGAGCAGGTCAACGGGGCTTTGAAATTCTTCGTCGTCCTCTCTGGCCTCCGATGCGTTGATGAGCTCCAGCAGCGTGAGAAAGTTCTTTTCCTCCGGCTCCGCCTCGTACCAGATGTACCCGATCAGGGCGCAGTACAAAAGCCGCTCTGCTTTGACCCAAAAATCCTCGGAGGATTTTTCACCGTCGCCTTTGGTGTTGGCCATGATGACATTGACCAGATTCAAAATATCCTTTTCGCTGCGGATGTAGGCGAAGGGGTTGTATTTCATGCTTTTTTTGAAGTTGATGGTGTTGAGAACCTTGATGCGGTACGGCTCATAGATGACTTTCCCGCGGACGTCCCGCATGGGCTTTCCGTTCTCGTCCAGCTTGGGGGCGCCCCGGCGCAGCATGGTCCCCACCTCGGACAAAAGCTGTCCTTTGGGATCGGTGACCACATAGGAACTGTGCATCTGCATGAGAGAGGGTTTGACGAAGAACCGGGTCTTGCCGCTGCCGCTTCCGCCGATGACCAGAATGTTTTTGTTCCGGGCGTACTTGGGGTTTTTTGGGCGGCTGGACATGGTGAGCTTTTCCGTCTGGGTAAGAGGGATGTTCCAGTCGGGGACCGGATCGACATAGGGGGCAATATCGGCCGCCGTGCCCCATCGGGCGCTGCCGTACTCGATGCCCTTGCGATATTTGCGAGCGTTTTTTCCTTTGGCGTACACCGCCAGCCGAACAATGACCGCCCCGGCGATACCCACCAGCAGGTCCAGCGGATGCAGACTGGGCAGCCCAGAAGAAAACGCCTCCGTAAAGCCCTGACTCAAATGCAGGAACTTTTCAGAGGCGTCAAGGCCGGGCGCAAGGCGCACCGCCTGGCAGAGCTTATCAAAGAGATATACGAACAGCAGATACGGGAGGTTGAGAATGAGGGCTTTTTTCCAGGTGTCGGTCATAATTCCACACCCCGGTCTTTAGTTTTGACCTTCTCCCGCTGGCGATGCTGGGCTTTGGCCTGTTGTTTCGCCTGGTCCAGCGCCTTGCGGATGGAGGGCTTTTTCTCTTTCTCCAGGTTCTTTGCGGAGAACTCCCGGAAGGCCGCCGTGATGACGTCGGCATCCCGGCCCTTGAAGAACACCAGGTAGCGGGGTATCTCGCCGCTGGTGTCCTTTTTCAGAGCAAAGTCAATGCCGTACTTCTTGGCGGTGGCGGAAAAGGCCCGGATGTTCTGGTCGGTGATCTCGATGTTGGAAACGCCGGTGTTGTGCTTCATAAGCTGTCGGAGGGTCTGCTTGCCGTGGTGCAGCTTGGTCTTGTGGCCGGTTACTCCTTTCTGCATCTCGTCCAGCACTTTTTTCATGGCCTGTTGCAGCATCCCGGCGGAGAGCCTGGTGGCCTCCACGCAGAGGGCAACGGTGCGCTGGGTGACTTCTTCCTGCATAAGTCATCATCTCCTTTCTCCGCTGCCGTACAGATCGTGGTTCACCAGGGACGCATAGTAGCTGTCGATGGTGGCCGGGGCGTTATACAGGGCAGCCAGCAGATATTTCTTGATATTGCGGACATAGGTGGTGTTCTCCCGCATACGATCCAGCACATACTCGATGTGGGAACTGTTCAGCTTCAGGAACCGGGATTTGACCACCTCCGCCGGATAGTCGTCCCCGGCAATGCGGATCGTCTCCCTGCGGGAACAGACGGTATCCACCATGAGCTCAACCAATTCATTCAGCATATCCCGGTCCAGCCGGTCATCCCGGCATAGATAGTCATACTCGATATTCTCCAAAATCAGTTCCCGATAGTTCTCTCGCTCCTGCATCCAGTCCCGTCCAGTCCGTCTGCCCCCTGCGGGGGTTTGGGGGATTGATTGGATAGGATTTGATCCTTCTGTACTTAATGAATCAGTTTTTGATCCTTGTTTACTTGATACTTTAGTATTTAATTGTGCGGGTTTTTCCTGTTCAGGTTTTCCCAAGGCAGGAGAATCCAAGACTGGTTTTACCTGAACTGGATTTTCCCGTTCAGGTTTTCCCGGTTTAGGTTCCGGCGGCCTGGGCTGCTCCAAAATCGTGTACTCGATGCTGCCGAGCCGTCCGTTGGCGTTACGGACTCTTTCACGAATAATGTACCCCGCATCCTCCAGCTCCCGGACCGTAGCGCAAATGCTGTCCACTCCATCCCGGCATATCCGTGCAAGACCTTTGGTGGTGTAATCCCAATCCTCCGGCAAGGACAACATGAGGGACAGCAGCCCCTTCGCTTTCAGCGACAGCGCCGTGTTCCGCAGATGGTGGTTTGCCATCACCGTGTAGTCACGGGTTTTCTCAATGCGAAATACCGCCATAATCTCACCTCCCTCCGGCGGTCTGGAAAAGTGTTCGTTTTCGGGGAAAATTCAATTCTGTGCCCACCTGCTTCTCTATGTGGGAAAACCTATGGACACTTAATTTGCATTTCCTACATGAAGAAATACCTTCGATTTCTCACCCCTTTCAATACAATTTTCCGTGTACTTGATGGAAAGTAAAAAACGCCATAGGATTTCCTATGGCGTTTGGGACAGGAAAAGGGTGCTGATATTTCACATCAGCACCCTTTTCCTGCCAGTATTTGATTTTTTGACTTCACATCGTGTTCCTTGCCTCTGAAAACATTGATTTTACTGGACTCTCTCATGTTTTCTTATTAGGAGGCGGGGAACGATACGCCCTTTATTTTTACGCTTTGTGTGCACTCAGCCGCGAGATATGAATGGTCAGATACAGCATTTCATCCGGGGACATTTTAAAATCATATTGCTGTTCCATGCGGTCCCGGATGCGTGTGGCACAGTCATACGCCCGGGGATGCTGCTGCGCAATGGCGCTGAGCAGCCCATCCATATTGTCGTGGTAGTGCGTTTGATGAATCATGCGCTGCGCAAAAAATTTCAGATGGGTGATAAACCGATAAAAATCCAGCGAATCCTCATCAAACTCCATCTGGAAATAATCGCTGACGATCTGGCAGATCTCCTGCATGATATACGTCATATTGTATGCGCTTTTGATATCGCTGTTTTGCTGCGCATTGACAAAATGCAGGGCAATAAACGCCGCTTCATCGTCGGTAAACTTCACGCCGGTCTCTTCCTCGACCAGGCGGTTGGCATCCATGCCGATCTCATATTCGGTGCGGTAAAACCGGCGAATATCCCATTTGAGCGGATTTTCCAGCACGATTCCCTGTTCATAGCGTGCAATGGTCGACGAAATATGGTCGGGCAGCGTCAAATAGATGCTGTCGCTCAGTTTCTTACCCAAAATCACTTTGGCCCGGCTGATGATCTTTTCACTGATGAGCATATGCTCCACCGGCATCCCAGCAAGCAGTTCGTGCAGTTTCCCTTCCAAAGACGGGTCGGTGATGGTAAAGGTCTTTTCGATCTTCTTTTCATCCACCCGGTCGCCTGCCGCCCGACCAAAGGCCAGGCCACGGCCCATGATAACCGTTTCGGCACCGGAAGGGCTGCGCGTTATCACAACATTATTATTCAGGATCTTTTCGATAATCATGTTCGTTCCCCTTGCGAAAAATAAAAAAACCATGACTCCACAAGATGCGATACTTCTAGAATCATAGTTACACCCGCAGTTACGCTTATTTTTTTATAAGTATAGCACATTGCGGCTGCTCGCACAATGTGCAATCCGTACGAAACGATTCGGAAAATATTGTTAATTTTGTTCGCCCATGCAACAATTGACCGCAAGCCCTTTTCCAAAAGCTTGCGGTCTTTGCAGTCACAGGAAAACCTGTGATTTGTTTTACAGGTTCTGTACTTCCTCCAAGGTGGGGATGGAAGTCTGGGCACCTTTTCGGGTCACGACAACGGCTGCGACCTCGCTGCCCAGCCGGATGGCGTCGGAATACGAAGCCCCTTTGCTGCATGCGACGACAAATGCCGCCGTAAAGCTATCGCCCGCCGCGGTCGTATCGACCGCTTTTACTTTTTTCGCCGGGAATGCTTCACAGGTTTGCTTGGTCACGAGCAAAACCCCGTCCCCGCCCAGGGTGACGAGCACGGCTTCCATGCCCTGCTCCAGCAGGGTCCGCGCACCGGCTGCCAATTCTTCTTTGGTGTGCAGTTCTTGCCCCACCAGGCATTGCAGCTCGGTTTCGTTCGGTTTTACGATGTCAAACCCTTCGAAAAATTCTTTGGTCAGCCCTGCTTGTGCGGGCGCTGGGTCCAACAAAATGTGTTTCCCGCGGGCGCGCGCCAAATCTTTGACATACGTCACCACCTCGAGCGGAATTTCCAGCTGCATGACAACAATGTCACAGGCATCGATGAGGTCCAAATGGCGGTCGATCATCGCCCGGGTCAGTTTGGCGTTGGCGCCCGGCACCACGGTGATCGAATTTTCGCCGTTCCGGTCGACCGAGATAAAGGCATTGCCGGTCGGCACGCCGTCCAGCACTTCGATTCCGCTCGTTCCGACCCCCACGCTTTCCAGATTTTCTTTCAGCGCAGCGCCATACACATCGTTGCCCACGGCGCCGATCATTTCCACCTGGCCGCCCAATTTTCCAATCGCATACGCCTGATTGGCGCCCTTTCCGCCCGGAACCAGCGTCATATCGTGTCCCATCACGGTTTGTCCGGCCAACGGCATCGCATCCACCCGAATAACAAAATCCATATTCAGACTGCCCACCACGAGTATTTTTTTCATGTTGCACTCTCCTTGTCCTGCTCCGCAGCAAACGATTCCCCTTACTGGTATCTTACCCGGCTTGTCCGGATTTGGCAACCGTTTGTCTGCAAAAAAGCACCGAATCCAACGATTCGGTGCTTTGGGGCTTCTTACTTTTGGGCCGGATAAGCTTGTTCCAGTTCGGCCAGGGTCGCCATGACCGCGCCCTTGTGCTGCACGGTGAGCGACGCATACTGCGCGGAAAATTCCAGATAGGCTGTCAGCTGCGCCTCGTTCAAGTTCGCCAGGGCATCTGCCGTCACCCCGTCGCGCGTGAGCTGGTACAGGAACGAACCAATGAACGAATCGCCTGCCCCGGTCGTATCGACCACGGGTACCGAAATGGTTCGGCCAAACGTCTGGGTCTGCGGGGTGTAGACGGCCGAGCCGTTGGCGCCGCGGGTGATGAGCACCAGGCGGCAACCCATGTCGAACAGCTTTTGCGCCGCTTCCCGCTCGTCGGTGCAGCCGGTGACAAATTCGATCTCATCATCCGAAAGCTTGACCAGGTCGGCATAGGGCAAAAATTCCCGGATGGCTGCCTGGCATGCTTCCGGGCTGCTCCACAGTGGCAGCCGGACATTGGGGTCAAACGAAATGATCGCGCCCGCCTGCTTGGCCAGTTCGATGGCCCGGCGATGCGCTGCCTTGACCGGCCAGTCCACCAGATCGACCGAACAAAAATGCAGCACCGCACAGTCGGCAAACATCGTGTCCGTCACCTGTTCCTGGTCCAGAAACAGGTCGGCCGACGGATTGCGGAAAAAGGAAAATTCACGGTTGCCGGTCGCGTCGAGTGAAACAAAGGCAAGGCCGGTGTTGGCCCGTCCGGTGCGGAACACCCACTGGGTATCCACCCCATTGGCACGCAGCACCTTGAGGATATGGGTACCAAAGGCGTCCTCGCCCACCTGCGAGATCATCGCCGCCGGATTGCCCAGCCGCGCGACCGCGGTTGCGACATTGGCCGGCGCACCGCCTGCCACGCGCTCAAAATGGGTCACTTCATCCAGCGCGCAGCCCTTTTGCTGGGGCACAAAATCGATCAGCAATTCCCCGATCGCAACCACTTTTTTCATGTATTTCCCTCCAAAATATATCGGTAAATGGCCTGCGCAACGCCGTCCTCGACGTTGCTGCCCGTACAGACATCGGCGGCCTGCTGGATGTGCGGCGCGGCGTTTGCCATCGCAACGCCCAATCCCGCCATGCGCAGCATGGATAAATCATTATCACTGTCGCCGATGGCCATGACGGCATCCATGCCCAGCCCAAGCTGGGCGGCAAGCTGCGCAAGGCCGCTTCCCTTGTGGACACCCTTCCGGTTGATCTCTACATTTTTCAGCGCCCCGCCATACATGATCGACGGCGCCAGTTCAAACTGCCCGGTCTGCTCCAGCGTGTCGATGAGCCGGTCGACCTGCTTGGGGTCCAGCGAATGCAGAATGGCTTTGAGGATGCGTCCGTCCTCCCGCCGCAGCAGTTCTTCCCATTTTTCCGGGCTGTCGATAAAGATATACCCGTCTACGGTCTCCTCCAGCGCCGTGGACCCGCGGCGGCGGATCTCCTGCAAAAAACGCAGGAACTCCCTGCCATAATACAGGCTTTCGCCCGTATACAGGCAGGGATCGGTATCAAATTGGGCGCAGATCTCAAAAATCGTATCGCACATCTGGCGATCCAGTCCGTCGAACGTGATCTGGCTGCCATCGGCCAGACATTCGGCAGCCGCCCCGTTGGAGATGACCACCCAATCGGCCGGCGCCTCTAACTGACGGTTAAAAACGCGGGTTTCTTTCCAATTTCGTCCTGTGCACAACACGATCTGCACGCCCGCCTGCTGTGCCAGCCGCACCGCGCGGGCATTCTCTTTGGAGACACGGCTGCTGGGGTCCAGCAGCGTGCCGTCCAGATCGAGTGCGAGCAGTTTATACTTTGCCATGTGCCCCACCTTTGGTTTTACTGAATTTGCAGAGCGCCCATTGCCCACAGCTCGGCTTGTACTCCTTCCGACTGTACCCCGCACGCATGCGGCGCGGGATAATACCGCGTGGTGAGCACCTGTTCCCCGCCGTTGACAAAGATCTCGAGCGAAGAAGCATCGGCCAGCACGCGCAGCGACCGAACGGTTCCGGGTTCGGCATACCGCACCGTGCGGCCCGAACCACCCTGTACCAGCGTGAGCGACAGCGTTCCTTCGTCCCATTCTAACACAGCCGCCCCACGAATGACAAGCCTTCCGCGCGGCGCGGTCTGTGCTTCCAGATCGAAGATCTGCGCCTGCTCGGGCGCGATGCGCTCCCCGCGCAATGCCTCCATTTCGGGCGCCGGCACACGCAGCAGCTTTTCGCTGTCGCGCTTGAGTTCACACGGCACGGTCATGCCATGCTGCCAACCGTTTTCCACGGTCGGGTTGGTATAATCGGCGTCCGGCATGCCCATCCAACCGATGAGCAGCCGCCGCTCGCCGTCTACAAAGGTCTGCGGCGCATAGAAATCAAAGCCGCAGTCGAGTTCCTGATATTCACCTAGGGTATACGCGCCGCGGAAGTCGCCATGCAGCGGGAAGTACCCGCAAGAGTAGACATTTTGATATTTGTTACCCTGCCGGGTCACGCCCTGGGGCGAGCACATCAAAAACCACTGCCCATCCAGGCAGAACAGGTCGGGGCACTCCCACATGTACCCGAAGACCTCGGGGGTCGTGAGTGTGTTGATGTGCTTCCAGTTCCGCTTGTTGGCCGATTCATACACCAGCAGTTGGCCGCGGTCCTCTTTGGTCCGCGCGCCAAGCACCATATAATATTTGCCGTCCTGCGCCCAGACCTTAGGGTCGCGCACATGACAGGTGACGTTTTCCGGGTAATCCTTGTTTTCCAGCAACAGTTCATTGGACGCTACGGTCACGCCGTCGTGGGAGACGGCGAGCGCGGTATTGTGGCCGCGCCCTGCCGTGATGTAATCATAATCGCCCGCATACTTGACGTTTCCGGTGTAGTAGAGATACATGGTCCCGTCTTCGACCAGGGCCGAGCCAGAATAGACCCCGTGGATGTCCCACGGCTGGTCGGGATACAGCATGGGCGGCAGCTGCTCCCAGTGCAGCAAATCGCGGCTGCGGTAGTGCCCCCAGTGCTTCACCCCGCCGGTGGGGTCGAATGGGCCGTATTGATAAAACACATGATACCACTCCCCAAAGCGGCACAGGCCGTTCGGGTCATTCATCCAGCCGACCGGCGGCATCAGGTGAAACCGCGGACGGTAAGGGTCAGCCGCGGCCCGCGGACCGTCCTCCCGTTCCACGCGGACAACCAGCCGCTCCAAATCTCGCTGCAATGCGTTGCTCATGTTTGTTTTCCTCCTCCAATCAGCGCTTGAGCGTCATCAGGATGTCTTTTCCTGCGACAACTGCGCCGGGATGCCGCTCGACGTCGGCAAAATCGTCCGAGTTGGTCACGATGACCGGGGTGATGGTCTTATAGCCTTCCTTCTCAATGGCTGCCATGTCAAATTCGAGCATCAAGTCGCCCGCCTTGACATGCTGGCCTTCCTGAACATGGCCGGTGTAATGCTTGCCGTTCAAGTTGACGGTATCGATGCCGACGTGGATGAGAAGCTCCATGCCGTTGTCGCATTCCAGGCCGACCGCGTGGCCCATGACCGCAGACACGGTCGCGTCACAGGGAGCAAATACCTTGCCTTCGGTGGGCTTGACCGCAATGCCCTTGCCCAGTGCTTCGGCAGAAAAGGCCGGGTCGCCGGTTTCGCTCAGCGCAACCGCTTCACCGCTCAGCGGCGAAACAACGGTCATGGTTTCACCGGCTGCGGCCGGAGCGGCAGCCGGGGCAGCTTCCTGCGCCGGTGCTTCAACGGCCGGAACGGTTTCCGGCTGCTCCTCTTCCTTGGGCAGGCCGAAGAACCACGAAACCACAAACGCAACGCCGGTTGCAATCGCGATGGTGATGATGTACTGAATCGGATGATGCAGATGCAGCAGGATGCCGAAGATACCGGTAACGCCCGTACCGGTCGCACCCAGACCAACGATCGAAGCATACAGTGCACCAAAGGCAGCGCCGATCGCACCCGCGATAAACGGACGGAAGAAGCGCAGGTTTACACCAAAGATGGCCGGTTCGGTGATGCCCATGAAGGCAGACAGCGAAGCGGGCAATGCCATGGACTTGAGCTTCTTATTCTTGGTCTTGAGGGCAACAGCCAGTGCCGCGCCGCCCTGGGCGACGTTTGCTGCCGATGCCAGCGGCAGCCAGTAGGTCACGCCGTAGGCGCTGAGCTGGCCCAGGTCAATGATGGTATACATATGATGGATGCCCGAAACGACCGTTGTCGCATACAGGCCGCCCATGATAAACGAACCGATGCCGAACGGGATGGCGATCAGCCACTGTACGCCGTCGATGACGAAGTTTTCCACGGTGGTGAACACCGGGCCGATGGCCGCCAGCGTCAGATAACCGGTGACGAATACCGACACGAGCGGGGTCACAAACAGGTCAAACATCGGCGGCACGATCTTGTGCAGGCGCTTTTCGAGGAAGCACATCACCCATACCGCAATGATGACCGGGATAACGTGGCCCTGATAGCCGACGAGCGGAATCTTATACAGGCCGAAGAAGACTTCCTGATAATTCTGCACGCCTTCAGTTGCCACCGTCCACGCATTTTGCAGATTGGGGTGCAGCATGATCATACCGATGACCGCACCGAGGAACGGGTTGCCGCCAAACACCTTGGCTGCCGAGAAGGCAATCAGAATCGGCAGGAACGTGTATGCAACGTTGGAGAACAGCTGTGCAAACACATAGATGGAGCTGCTG
Proteins encoded:
- a CDS encoding helix-turn-helix domain-containing protein — its product is MYTKLSIPERLKDLRVVDKHLTLEQLAEQTGLSRSALGKYESDDYKDISPFAIATLAEFYGVSTDYLMGLSENKNHPNTELQSLHLSDDMVELLSSGRINNRLLCELATHPNFQRLMTDMEIFIDRIADMRVEQMNLILEATRQTVINSHAPGENDLYMRTLELGQIQESDFFSHVLHDDLDNIVRDIREAHLKDKTTADPQPTLEDVKEQFEQAVQQGSDVEMLIHEFCDKLQIPFEKISSEDFSAFLRILSLSKMLKNPNNMRGKAKPQPYYAPKRKKRR
- a CDS encoding TnpV protein, which produces MEHLPKKIHHNGISYTLVGDYYIPDLKLPEENRPIGRWGRMHKAFLQEHRPGQYSELLLSGKLWTYLADLNEQADDRLACIISQMQAVEGITEELKARDQLAWVGAMNSIRSRAEEIIRSEMIYV
- a CDS encoding PcfB family protein, which translates into the protein MQEEVTQRTVALCVEATRLSAGMLQQAMKKVLDEMQKGVTGHKTKLHHGKQTLRQLMKHNTGVSNIEITDQNIRAFSATAKKYGIDFALKKDTSGEIPRYLVFFKGRDADVITAAFREFSAKNLEKEKKPSIRKALDQAKQQAKAQHRQREKVKTKDRGVEL
- a CDS encoding DUF6017 domain-containing protein yields the protein MAVFRIEKTRDYTVMANHHLRNTALSLKAKGLLSLMLSLPEDWDYTTKGLARICRDGVDSICATVRELEDAGYIIRERVRNANGRLGSIEYTILEQPRPPEPKPGKPERENPVQVKPVLDSPALGKPEQEKPAQLNTKVSSKQGSKTDSLSTEGSNPIQSIPQTPAGGRRTGRDWMQERENYRELILENIEYDYLCRDDRLDRDMLNELVELMVDTVCSRRETIRIAGDDYPAEVVKSRFLKLNSSHIEYVLDRMRENTTYVRNIKKYLLAALYNAPATIDSYYASLVNHDLYGSGERR
- the licT gene encoding BglG family transcription antiterminator LicT, translating into MIIEKILNNNVVITRSPSGAETVIMGRGLAFGRAAGDRVDEKKIEKTFTITDPSLEGKLHELLAGMPVEHMLISEKIISRAKVILGKKLSDSIYLTLPDHISSTIARYEQGIVLENPLKWDIRRFYRTEYEIGMDANRLVEEETGVKFTDDEAAFIALHFVNAQQNSDIKSAYNMTYIMQEICQIVSDYFQMEFDEDSLDFYRFITHLKFFAQRMIHQTHYHDNMDGLLSAIAQQHPRAYDCATRIRDRMEQQYDFKMSPDEMLYLTIHISRLSAHKA
- the rbsK gene encoding ribokinase, which produces MKKILVVGSLNMDFVIRVDAMPLAGQTVMGHDMTLVPGGKGANQAYAIGKLGGQVEMIGAVGNDVYGAALKENLESVGVGTSGIEVLDGVPTGNAFISVDRNGENSITVVPGANAKLTRAMIDRHLDLIDACDIVVMQLEIPLEVVTYVKDLARARGKHILLDPAPAQAGLTKEFFEGFDIVKPNETELQCLVGQELHTKEELAAGARTLLEQGMEAVLVTLGGDGVLLVTKQTCEAFPAKKVKAVDTTAAGDSFTAAFVVACSKGASYSDAIRLGSEVAAVVVTRKGAQTSIPTLEEVQNL
- a CDS encoding carbohydrate kinase family protein; the encoded protein is MKKVVAIGELLIDFVPQQKGCALDEVTHFERVAGGAPANVATAVARLGNPAAMISQVGEDAFGTHILKVLRANGVDTQWVFRTGRANTGLAFVSLDATGNREFSFFRNPSADLFLDQEQVTDTMFADCAVLHFCSVDLVDWPVKAAHRRAIELAKQAGAIISFDPNVRLPLWSSPEACQAAIREFLPYADLVKLSDDEIEFVTGCTDEREAAQKLFDMGCRLVLITRGANGSAVYTPQTQTFGRTISVPVVDTTGAGDSFIGSFLYQLTRDGVTADALANLNEAQLTAYLEFSAQYASLTVQHKGAVMATLAELEQAYPAQK
- a CDS encoding Cof-type HAD-IIB family hydrolase encodes the protein MAKYKLLALDLDGTLLDPSSRVSKENARAVRLAQQAGVQIVLCTGRNWKETRVFNRQLEAPADWVVISNGAAAECLADGSQITFDGLDRQMCDTIFEICAQFDTDPCLYTGESLYYGREFLRFLQEIRRRGSTALEETVDGYIFIDSPEKWEELLRREDGRILKAILHSLDPKQVDRLIDTLEQTGQFELAPSIMYGGALKNVEINRKGVHKGSGLAQLAAQLGLGMDAVMAIGDSDNDLSMLRMAGLGVAMANAAPHIQQAADVCTGSNVEDGVAQAIYRYILEGNT